A genomic segment from Vagococcus zengguangii encodes:
- a CDS encoding amino acid ABC transporter permease: MDIALKVFPSLVEGTKMTLEVFFLTLLLSLPLGLILGLLLKTKIKWLSYLLNGLVWMIRGTPLLLQMIFVFYGFPLLGMVIENRLAAVLLAFVINYSAYFAEIFRGGIQAIPKGQYEAAQVLGLTKLETLKKVIIPQVFKVVYPSVGNEVITLVKDTSLVYALGLSELMKAGRIAMQREVSIIPLIDVAIIYLVLTGVMTLILKYGEKKINYYQ, from the coding sequence ATGGATATCGCATTAAAAGTTTTCCCTTCACTTGTTGAAGGAACTAAAATGACACTTGAAGTGTTTTTTCTGACATTATTATTATCGTTACCACTTGGCTTAATCTTAGGATTATTATTAAAAACCAAAATAAAGTGGCTCAGTTATTTGTTGAATGGTTTAGTTTGGATGATTCGTGGAACACCCTTGTTATTACAAATGATCTTCGTTTTCTACGGATTTCCATTACTAGGGATGGTCATTGAAAATCGTTTAGCCGCAGTTTTACTTGCATTTGTCATTAATTATTCGGCTTATTTTGCTGAAATTTTTAGAGGAGGCATTCAAGCGATTCCTAAAGGACAATACGAAGCGGCTCAAGTGCTAGGCTTAACAAAGTTGGAAACGTTGAAGAAAGTCATTATTCCACAAGTATTCAAAGTTGTTTATCCTTCAGTTGGGAACGAAGTCATCACGTTAGTAAAGGATACTTCATTAGTTTATGCATTAGGTTTAAGTGAATTGATGAAAGCAGGACGTATTGCTATGCAGCGTGAGGTTAGTATTATTCCACTTATCGATGTTGCTATTATTTACTTAGTTTTAACAGGTGTGATGACCTTAATACTTAAATATGGTGAGAAAAAAATAAATTATTATCAATAA
- a CDS encoding DUF4811 domain-containing protein — protein sequence MMLLISAISALLFTYFSIKATDKRHIALPTIFGLLFVASTIAMIANGSEHFGMKKETVVKEHALVSSGDMNGMNILMYQSLGDGSEEIYLVKSSEDQKEPKATGTTNTTNKVIENSSEAKWVQSKTYWVPKNKVMKVLFNYGNNKKEFISEKNEFYVANGWQVLSTDQLEQFGKLMKEKQATMEEDAKAFVQAGIQAAMAKDPSMDKDAIAKLTEKLTGEFQQKVVADILAEIKK from the coding sequence ATGATGTTATTGATTTCAGCGATTAGTGCGCTATTATTTACCTATTTCTCAATTAAAGCAACAGATAAACGCCATATTGCGTTGCCAACCATTTTTGGGTTATTATTTGTCGCGTCAACAATTGCGATGATTGCTAATGGTAGTGAGCATTTCGGCATGAAAAAAGAAACCGTTGTAAAAGAACATGCGCTAGTCTCAAGCGGTGATATGAACGGTATGAACATTTTAATGTATCAAAGTTTAGGCGACGGGTCAGAAGAAATTTACTTAGTGAAAAGTTCAGAGGACCAAAAAGAACCTAAAGCAACTGGTACTACGAATACTACCAACAAAGTGATTGAAAACAGTTCAGAAGCTAAATGGGTCCAATCTAAAACGTATTGGGTACCAAAAAATAAAGTAATGAAAGTTTTATTCAACTATGGAAATAATAAGAAAGAATTTATTTCTGAGAAAAATGAATTTTACGTTGCCAACGGTTGGCAAGTGTTAAGCACTGACCAATTAGAACAATTTGGTAAGTTAATGAAAGAAAAACAAGCAACAATGGAAGAAGACGCGAAAGCCTTCGTACAAGCAGGCATTCAAGCGGCTATGGCCAAAGACCCAAGTATGGATAAAGATGCTATTGCTAAATTAACTGAAAAGTTAACAGGCGAATTCCAGCAAAAAGTTGTGGCTGATATTTTAGCCGAAATTAAAAAATAA
- a CDS encoding MDR family MFS transporter, with translation MSKQETLDIHGKPYKRGWLVAVLLIGSFCTVLNQTLLATATPKLMDAFSIGANDVQWLTTGFLLINGMMIPITGWLISRFPSKNLYLAAMIIFLIGTFACFAAPNFTILLIGRLIQAMGVGISMPLQQNIMFSIFPPEKRGAAMGMSGIVIGLAPAIGPTLSGWIVDHYSWRVLFGMMLPISVIVVFLSFFLMKNVLEVSKPKIDFASVILSCIAFGTMLYGFSSVGSRGWGDSLVIACIVIGAVFLALFSLRQLKMDEPFLELRVFKSKTFTVSTILSGLVMMAMIGAEMVLPMYIQNIRGESAFNSGLMLLPGALVMGFMMPITGKIFDKQGAKRLTILGMFILAVATLPFAFLTSETPLIYIIVLYGIRMFAISMAMMPLTTEGLNALPHHQVSHGTAVNSTFRQVASSIGTAILISVLSNVTTNNMPKESLVDKTPLAYKDQVIEALLSGYHSAFYVAVIFAIIGCLLAFMLKAKKQTAVGGKA, from the coding sequence ATGAGTAAACAAGAAACACTTGATATTCATGGCAAACCGTATAAACGCGGTTGGCTAGTTGCTGTGTTATTAATCGGTTCATTCTGTACCGTATTAAACCAAACATTACTAGCAACAGCGACACCTAAACTAATGGACGCGTTTAGCATAGGAGCTAACGACGTACAATGGTTAACAACAGGCTTTTTATTAATCAATGGGATGATGATTCCAATTACTGGCTGGTTAATTAGCCGATTCCCATCTAAGAACCTATATTTAGCAGCGATGATTATTTTCTTAATCGGAACATTTGCTTGTTTTGCAGCACCTAATTTTACTATCTTACTGATAGGACGTTTGATTCAAGCGATGGGTGTAGGGATTTCTATGCCATTGCAACAAAACATTATGTTCTCAATTTTCCCTCCTGAAAAACGTGGGGCCGCTATGGGGATGTCTGGAATTGTTATCGGACTAGCTCCAGCGATTGGCCCAACTTTATCTGGTTGGATTGTTGACCATTACAGCTGGCGTGTACTTTTCGGTATGATGTTACCGATTAGTGTGATTGTAGTATTCTTGTCATTCTTCTTAATGAAAAATGTATTAGAAGTTTCGAAACCAAAAATCGACTTTGCTTCAGTCATTTTATCTTGTATCGCGTTTGGTACGATGTTGTATGGTTTTTCATCAGTTGGTTCAAGAGGATGGGGCGACAGTTTAGTTATTGCATGTATTGTAATCGGTGCTGTATTCTTAGCGTTATTTAGCTTACGTCAATTAAAAATGGACGAGCCATTCTTAGAATTACGTGTGTTCAAATCAAAAACATTTACAGTCTCAACTATTTTATCTGGTTTAGTGATGATGGCGATGATTGGTGCCGAAATGGTTTTACCAATGTATATCCAAAATATTCGCGGTGAATCAGCATTCAACTCAGGTTTAATGCTATTACCTGGTGCGTTAGTGATGGGATTCATGATGCCAATTACGGGTAAGATTTTTGATAAGCAAGGGGCAAAACGCTTAACGATTTTAGGAATGTTTATTTTAGCAGTGGCGACTTTACCATTTGCCTTCTTAACCTCTGAAACACCATTAATTTATATTATTGTGTTATATGGTATTCGTATGTTCGCTATCTCAATGGCGATGATGCCATTAACAACTGAAGGATTGAATGCTTTACCACATCATCAAGTGAGTCACGGTACTGCAGTTAACAGTACCTTCCGCCAAGTAGCAAGTTCAATCGGAACAGCTATTTTAATCAGTGTATTATCAAATGTCACAACTAACAACATGCCAAAAGAAAGTCTAGTTGATAAAACACCACTTGCTTATAAAGATCAAGTAATTGAGGCGTTATTATCAGGTTATCATTCAGCTTTCTATGTCGCAGTAATTTTCGCGATTATTGGATGTCTATTAGCGTTTATGTTAAAAGCTAAAAAACAAACTGCGGTAGGAGGTAAGGCGTAA
- a CDS encoding MerR family transcriptional regulator encodes MIGANVRHLLDNNHLVIGIGELAEMTGVTTRQLRYWESKEFIESIQNEHHAARSFNLVNILKVELIKGYLDEGFTLKKAVEKAQNQMILIANAKKIFNDSFKSVNIFEESHTVISLGNFETQAETIYLIRENKTGKSYYHIQANDERFNLTKALANK; translated from the coding sequence ATGATTGGAGCAAATGTTAGGCACTTATTGGATAATAATCACCTAGTTATCGGGATTGGAGAACTCGCTGAAATGACTGGTGTCACAACACGTCAACTACGATATTGGGAGAGTAAAGAATTTATAGAATCGATTCAGAACGAGCATCACGCTGCCCGTAGTTTTAACCTCGTCAATATCTTGAAAGTTGAATTAATTAAAGGCTATTTAGACGAAGGTTTCACCCTAAAAAAAGCGGTAGAAAAGGCTCAAAACCAAATGATTTTAATAGCGAATGCAAAAAAAATATTTAATGATTCCTTTAAATCCGTCAATATTTTTGAAGAGTCTCACACTGTCATTTCACTAGGAAATTTTGAAACACAAGCTGAAACGATTTATTTAATACGCGAAAATAAAACAGGAAAATCCTATTATCATATCCAAGCAAACGATGAACGTTTCAATTTGACTAAAGCTTTAGCTAATAAATAA